The genomic DNA TCATTTTTGACGCGCTCAGGGTCAAGATCCGCGATGCTGACAGCCGCATGGTCAAGAACAAGGCCGTCTATGTGGCCCTCGGCGTCAACAGGGACGGCCTGCGAGAGGTTTTGGGGTTGTGGATCGCTGATAACGAAGGTGCCAAATTCTGGTTGTCGGTGATGAACGAACTGAAGAACCGGGGCCTCCAGGACGTCCTGATCGCCGTCGTGGACGGGCTCAAAGGCTTTCCCGAGGCCATCACAGCAGCCTTCCCGGAAGCCGCTGTCCAGACCTGCATCGTGCATCTGGTGCGTCATTCCCTGAACTTCTGCGCCTGGAAAGACCGCAAGGCCGTCGCAGTCGATCTGCGCGCGATTTACGGGGCCGCAACCGCCGATCAGGCCGCTGCACAACTCGATGCGTTTGAGCAAAAATGGGCAGGGAAATATGCGTCCATCGCCCCGGCCTGGCGTCGAGCTTGGCAAGAGGTGATCCCATTCTTCGCCTTTGATCCCGCAATCCGAAAGATCATCTACACCACGAACGCCATCGAAAGCCTGAACCGCGTCATCCGCAAATCCATCAAGACACGGGGCTCGTTCCCGACGGACGATACAGCCACAAAGCTGATATACTTAGCCATCCGCAATTTTGAAAAGGACGGCAGAAATGTCCGAGAATGGTTTGCCGCCCGCAATCAATTCGCTATCATGTTCGATGAACGCTTCAATGCGTGACCGTATCTGAAACCCGCATGGGCCGGACCAGATACACAGAGTTCATGACACTCCCGTCCCTCTCGCCGATTATTCCAATCGTCTGCCGGGCAACAATTCATACCGCCCTTGGTCAGCCCCCCTCTCGGGCCATTGCTGCGCAATACCCTGCCGGGTCAGGCACAGACCCATCGTAGTTCAACGTTCCGAACATCGCGAGCCCATCAAAGGCGTAACCAAACTGCGCCGTTTGATCCTGCTCGACGTTCACACATTCAGCGTCAACACCTTCGGTCTCGAAAACCCCATTCACATCCGTGGCTGTCGCGTGCCAGTGGTACCATCCGCCTGGGTCGACATGGCCGCCACAAACATCAAGTGCTGGCATATGCCCTGTGTCCAAACCTGACGGAGCATCGCCAAAGATCGGAACGCCATCCAACCCGATCCCAACTTGAGACACTGTACCAAGGCTGGTTGGTTCATCTGCCATTACAGGGTTCGCCGGAATGAGAACCGTCATTTCTACTTCGGGGTCAACCGATCCTGCGATACATTCGTTTGCCTCAGTTGGTCCCTCGATACGAATGTCAAAGGAATAGACCTCACCTGCTTCATTGAAAAAAGTATATCCTTGCTCGTCCAACATCCGAAGAAAATCGCTGTCGATCCGATACAATCCGGCCTCGTCACCATCCCAATGCCAAATGCCGCCAGCGTCATCCAATGTCGCGGGGCAAAATGGGCCAATCTCAAGATTGTCAGGTAGGTATTTCACAACGTAGTTTGCGCATTTCGCTGCATCACCATTCTCGAGCGTACATTCTACGATCGTCGAGGGGGAAGCGAGTGCCGTGTCCTGAACTGAATGCTCATCGGCATGTGCGCTGAGTACGGTCGGCATGGCCAGCGACGCGGCCAACCCTAACGCGGGCAACAAGTGTTGATTCAAGTGCATGTGATGTCCTTTCAGGGATGACTTCTTCAGTGTTCTGTTGAGAGGATTATTCTGGTCTTGCGACCTTCACAGCCGATGAAATGGGTTCGCCGTTGATCGCCCATTCGCTGTGATCGTTGGCATTCAAGGTGACACGCACCTCATTTTCACCGGGCTGGAATATTGTGGATGGCAGATGAAACCAGCTCCCGTAAACACGCGAGATTTTCGCGTCGTTGACATAGATATGCGCATGACCTTCGTTGTCCTGGACCTCGCGGTTAATTGCGGCGGGTGTGAACGTAAAGTTGCGTGGCATGAT from Pseudorhodobacter turbinis includes the following:
- a CDS encoding YHYH protein, yielding MHLNQHLLPALGLAASLAMPTVLSAHADEHSVQDTALASPSTIVECTLENGDAAKCANYVVKYLPDNLEIGPFCPATLDDAGGIWHWDGDEAGLYRIDSDFLRMLDEQGYTFFNEAGEVYSFDIRIEGPTEANECIAGSVDPEVEMTVLIPANPVMADEPTSLGTVSQVGIGLDGVPIFGDAPSGLDTGHMPALDVCGGHVDPGGWYHWHATATDVNGVFETEGVDAECVNVEQDQTAQFGYAFDGLAMFGTLNYDGSVPDPAGYCAAMAREGG